A genomic window from Parasteatoda tepidariorum isolate YZ-2023 chromosome 10, CAS_Ptep_4.0, whole genome shotgun sequence includes:
- the LOC107439062 gene encoding nucleic acid dioxygenase ALKBH1 has translation MTERDCFKEEFKYYKRKIPPPQYGKVIDFDADILNLSVTKTNNFFDSKINSECCILCQDLGLKDHKSWESYSLKDHKGFLYLKNPFFIKGQQTWIRKCLELYPRKPSVTNLDLHHSNIDDIWSLSQGSNLIEKSYLSKLCWTTLGYHHNWDTKIYNPDHKSDFPKCLKQLSEHVAECLGFKNYNPEAAIVNYYNMKSSLGIHNDHSEENVHAPIISFSFGQTGIFLIGALNKFKVPTAIFLRSGDIVIMSGESRLAFHAVPCIIQEDTTFRYYDSEDKEWSPFKNYIDKSRLNISVRQVYVEKTVSR, from the coding sequence ATGACAGAGAGAGATTGTTTCAAAGAggaatttaaatactataaaagaaaaatccctCCCCCGCAGTATGGAAAAGTTATAGATTTTGATGCAGACATATTAAACCTATCGGtcacaaaaacaaataacttttttgactCAAAGATAAACTCAGAATGTTGTATTTTATGCCAAGATCTTGGTTTAAAAGATCATAAATCATGGGAATCGTATTCATTAAAAGATCATAaaggatttttatatttaaagaatcctttttttatcaaaggACAACAGACGTGGATTCGAAAATGTCTTGAACTATACCCACGAAAACCATCTGTTACGAATTTAGACCTTCATCACTCAAACATTGACGACATATGGTCTCTGTCACAAGGaagtaatttaattgaaaaaagctATTTAAGTAAACTTTGCTGGACTACACTTGGCTATCATCATAAttgggatacaaaaatatacaatccGGATCATAAATCTGATTTTCCGAAATGTTTAAAGCAGTTATCAGAGCATGTAGCGGAATgtttaggttttaaaaattataatcctgAAGCAGCTAttgttaattattacaatatgaaATCTAGCCTGGGTATACATAATGACCATTCTGAAGAAAATGTTCACGCACCCATAATATCTTTTAGTTTTGGTCAaacaggaatatttttaattggtgctctcaataaatttaaagtccCAACTGCCATTTTTTTAAGGAGTGGTGATATTGTTATCATGTCTGGAGAATCAAGACTTGCTTTTCATGCTGTGCCTTGTATCATACAGGAGGATACTACTTTTAGATACTATGACTCAGAAGATAAAGAGTGGTcaccttttaaaaactacattgatAAGTCTCGCTTAAATATTAGTGTGAGGCAAGTGTATGTTGAGAAAACTGTCAGCAGATGA
- the LOC107439063 gene encoding CDGSH iron-sulfur domain-containing protein 3, mitochondrial, with protein MIKLLWKNFFQFYTKQQMQLMYSTAAKEPVVKGTIAKKIPTFVKLQKDKTYSWCSCGLSKKQPFCDGSHKNDPKQLKPIRFTVEKDGKYLLCRCKQTNNRPYCDLSHVKTFIPESIRKMMNIKL; from the exons atgataaaattactttggAAAAACTTTTTCCAGTTTTACACTAAACAACAGATGCAATTGAT GTATTCGACCGCAGCTAAGGAGCCTGTTGTGAAAGGGACCATTGCCAAAAAAATACCAACCTTTGTTAAGTTACAAAAGGACAAAACTTATTCCTGGTGTTCTTGTGGTTTAAGTAAGAAACAG cCATTCTGTGATGGTTCACATAAGAATGACCCTAAACAGCTGAAGCCTATTCGCTTCACAGTGGAAAAAGATGGAAAATACCTGTTGTGTCGATGCAAGCAGACAAATAATCGACCTTATTGTGACTTAAGTCATGTTAAAACCT ttATTCCTGAAAGTATCAGAAAAATGATGAACATTAAATTGTAA